The Polyangium spumosum genome includes a window with the following:
- a CDS encoding P1 family peptidase: protein MADESDLGKGRTVSRRVLLAGGALAALEAAGCNVLPAEVPRAPAVRRRIRDLGIAIGALPPGRHNAITDVPGVRVGHLTRIEGEGPLVPGRGPIRTGVTVIMPGDDVWRDNLPAARFTLNGNGELTGVTTLDRRGLLETPIFLTDTSNIGRVMDGALAWMLETYPEIGDTAPVPTPIVGETWAAFLHDAEGRHLTDAHVREAILSARGGPVEEGAVGGGTGMLCYEFKGGIGTASRRLPASMGSYTLGVLVQANHGRRHQLRIDGVPVGREITEGMPFEGRKTKSILIIGATDAPMTPVQLGRLAKRMALGLGRTGAVSMHGSGDLLLFFSTGVRVRRGAALTAAPVWNDEHISVAHEAAVEATEEAVLNAMAMARTTTGIHGNTAYALPLDRLPDIMRKYGRPIPTR from the coding sequence ATGGCCGACGAGAGCGACCTCGGGAAAGGGCGGACCGTCTCGCGCCGCGTGCTCCTGGCCGGCGGCGCGCTCGCGGCGCTCGAGGCCGCCGGATGTAACGTTTTACCGGCCGAGGTGCCGAGAGCGCCCGCGGTCCGGCGGCGGATCCGGGACCTCGGGATCGCCATCGGGGCGCTGCCGCCCGGCCGTCACAATGCGATCACCGACGTGCCCGGCGTGCGCGTGGGCCACCTGACGCGTATCGAGGGCGAAGGCCCGCTCGTGCCCGGTCGCGGCCCGATCCGCACCGGCGTGACCGTGATCATGCCCGGCGACGATGTTTGGCGCGACAATCTGCCCGCGGCGCGCTTCACGTTGAACGGCAATGGTGAGCTCACGGGCGTCACCACGCTGGACCGGCGCGGCCTCCTGGAGACGCCGATCTTCCTGACCGACACCTCGAACATCGGCCGGGTGATGGACGGCGCGCTCGCTTGGATGCTGGAGACGTACCCCGAGATCGGCGACACCGCGCCCGTCCCCACGCCGATCGTGGGCGAGACCTGGGCCGCGTTCCTGCACGACGCCGAGGGCCGGCACCTCACGGACGCGCACGTGCGCGAGGCCATCCTGTCGGCGCGCGGCGGCCCGGTCGAGGAGGGGGCCGTGGGCGGCGGCACGGGAATGCTCTGTTACGAATTCAAGGGCGGCATCGGGACCGCGTCGAGGCGGCTGCCCGCTTCGATGGGGAGCTACACGCTCGGCGTCCTGGTGCAGGCGAACCACGGCAGGAGGCATCAGCTCCGGATCGACGGCGTGCCGGTGGGTCGAGAGATCACGGAGGGAATGCCCTTCGAGGGCAGGAAGACGAAATCGATCTTGATCATCGGCGCCACCGACGCGCCGATGACGCCGGTGCAGCTCGGGAGGCTGGCGAAGCGGATGGCGCTCGGCCTGGGGCGGACGGGCGCGGTCTCGATGCACGGGTCGGGGGATCTTTTGCTCTTCTTTTCGACAGGCGTCCGCGTGCGGCGCGGCGCCGCCCTGACCGCGGCGCCCGTCTGGAACGACGAGCACATCAGCGTGGCGCACGAGGCCGCGGTCGAGGCGACGGAGGAGGCCGTGCTCAATGCCATGGCGATGGCCCGGACGACGACCGGCATCCACGGAAATACGGCCTACGCGCTGCCGCTCGACAGGTTGCCCGACATCATGCGCAAGTACGGCCGTCCGATCCCGACACGTTAG
- a CDS encoding TetR/AcrR family transcriptional regulator translates to MESEQGGARERIMEAAIEVVAREGIESLTVRAIAQRAGVNVAAINYYFGSKERLVEAVLARTLENGLGGQLRELDACIEAERGDVRVALERFVRELLPDAVRYPRLSAAHLHDAIMRQDYSGQAVKAYRDFLEGFFRRVRLALPRGTEEEQRLSVAAFWSALHLVCLAPRLCEGFVPRGLHERAGAEPFARLLVQQLLGERPEPRRRPGRHRREKVPG, encoded by the coding sequence ATGGAGAGCGAGCAGGGCGGCGCGCGCGAGCGGATCATGGAGGCCGCGATCGAGGTCGTCGCGCGCGAAGGGATCGAGTCCCTCACGGTGCGCGCGATCGCCCAGCGAGCGGGCGTGAACGTCGCCGCGATCAACTATTACTTCGGGAGCAAGGAGCGGCTCGTCGAGGCGGTGCTCGCGCGTACGCTGGAGAATGGGCTCGGCGGGCAGCTCCGCGAGCTCGACGCATGCATCGAGGCCGAGCGCGGGGACGTGCGCGTCGCGCTCGAGCGCTTCGTGCGGGAGCTCTTGCCGGACGCCGTGCGGTATCCGCGTCTCAGCGCAGCTCACCTGCACGACGCCATCATGCGTCAGGACTACTCGGGTCAGGCCGTGAAGGCGTACCGCGATTTCCTCGAAGGTTTTTTCCGGCGCGTGCGCCTCGCCTTGCCGAGAGGCACGGAGGAGGAGCAGCGCCTCTCCGTCGCTGCATTCTGGTCCGCCCTTCATCTGGTTTGCCTCGCGCCACGCCTCTGCGAGGGATTCGTTCCCCGCGGCCTCCACGAGCGCGCGGGGGCCGAGCCGTTCGCGCGCCTGCTCGTCCAGCAGCTCCTCGGCGAGCGCCCCGAGCCACGGCGGCGCCCCGGGCGCCACAGGCGGGAAAAAGTCCCAGGCTGA
- a CDS encoding response regulator transcription factor, whose protein sequence is MIHVLLADDQTLVRQGIKSLLALTPDIRVAAEASDGEEALAIVATTALDVLLLDVRMPRKTGLDVLTALRGNNKAPPAILLTTFDDDAVAAAGIRLGARGFLLKDIGLEQLAEAIRAVHAGGTLWNPAITEKVLRGLDRLKLDVPVIEPMAALTAREVEVLRLMASGASNREIAEMLGTAEGTVKNHASSIFSKLGVRDRTKAVLRAIELGCI, encoded by the coding sequence GTGATTCACGTCTTGCTCGCGGACGATCAGACGCTCGTGCGGCAGGGGATCAAGAGCCTGCTCGCGCTCACGCCCGACATCCGGGTCGCCGCCGAGGCGAGCGACGGCGAGGAGGCGCTCGCGATCGTCGCGACGACCGCGCTCGACGTGCTCCTGCTCGACGTGCGAATGCCTCGAAAAACCGGGCTCGACGTGCTCACGGCGCTGCGGGGAAACAACAAGGCGCCTCCCGCCATCTTGCTCACGACGTTCGACGACGACGCCGTCGCTGCGGCGGGGATCCGGCTCGGGGCGCGGGGGTTTCTGTTGAAGGACATCGGCCTCGAGCAGCTCGCCGAGGCGATCCGCGCCGTGCACGCGGGCGGCACGCTCTGGAACCCGGCGATCACCGAGAAGGTCCTCCGCGGGCTCGACCGCTTGAAGCTCGACGTCCCGGTGATCGAGCCCATGGCCGCGCTCACGGCGCGCGAGGTCGAGGTCTTGCGCCTCATGGCCTCGGGGGCGAGCAACCGCGAGATCGCCGAGATGCTCGGGACGGCCGAGGGCACCGTGAAGAACCACGCGTCGAGCATCTTCTCGAAGCTCGGGGTGCGGGATCGGACGAAGGCCGTGCTGCGGGCGATCGAGCTCGGATGTATCTAG
- a CDS encoding sensor histidine kinase, translating to MDRPPPTRMLLFVAGTLAWAAIAQPFLLPLLRDPARITDGAALAGLAAHAAYLGAFVTSASRLERLGPRTRIVLLAAQSVAALVLVHLRDLWLEAGLLAIVAAQASLLLPRVAALGWVAAQTAAIFPFYVGRADVAQAAFWTAGVLGFQLFATTIGTLARHEAAARAELSRAAAELHAAQVMLAESARTAERLHIARELHDAVGHHLTAMSIHLELARRTSPGEEALARAHELAKSTLSEVRGVVRAMREERALDLPRAIEALAAGLPRPRVHVDIAEDLRIDDDALAHALFRGVQEAITNAARHGGAENVWVRVAEGPEGLVLEARDDGQGAEGVEEGSGLSGLRERALALGGALTVRPGPGKGFELRVVVPPRSLPRGAP from the coding sequence ATGGACCGGCCGCCGCCCACCCGGATGTTGCTCTTCGTCGCGGGGACGCTGGCTTGGGCCGCCATCGCGCAGCCGTTTTTGCTGCCGCTCCTCCGGGATCCGGCGCGTATCACGGACGGGGCCGCGCTCGCGGGCCTCGCGGCGCACGCGGCGTACCTCGGCGCGTTCGTCACGAGCGCCTCGAGGCTCGAGAGGCTCGGGCCGAGGACCCGGATCGTGCTGCTCGCGGCGCAATCGGTGGCCGCGCTCGTGCTCGTGCACCTCCGGGACCTGTGGCTCGAAGCGGGGCTCCTGGCGATCGTGGCGGCGCAAGCGTCGTTGCTCCTGCCGCGCGTCGCCGCGCTCGGCTGGGTCGCCGCGCAGACCGCGGCGATCTTCCCTTTTTACGTGGGGCGCGCGGACGTGGCCCAGGCGGCGTTCTGGACGGCGGGCGTGCTCGGCTTTCAGCTCTTCGCCACCACGATCGGGACGCTGGCGCGGCACGAGGCGGCCGCGCGCGCCGAGCTCTCGCGGGCGGCGGCCGAGCTCCACGCCGCGCAGGTGATGCTCGCCGAGAGCGCGCGCACGGCCGAGCGGCTGCACATCGCGCGCGAATTGCACGACGCCGTCGGCCATCACCTCACGGCGATGAGCATCCACCTCGAGCTCGCGCGCCGCACTTCGCCCGGGGAAGAGGCCCTCGCGCGGGCGCACGAGCTCGCGAAGAGCACGCTCTCCGAGGTGCGCGGCGTCGTGCGCGCGATGCGCGAGGAGCGCGCGCTCGACCTGCCCCGCGCGATCGAGGCGCTCGCCGCGGGTTTGCCGCGCCCGCGGGTGCACGTCGATATCGCCGAGGACCTCCGGATCGACGACGACGCCCTCGCCCACGCGCTCTTTCGTGGCGTGCAGGAGGCGATCACGAATGCGGCGCGCCACGGAGGCGCGGAGAACGTCTGGGTCCGCGTCGCCGAGGGGCCGGAGGGGCTCGTGCTCGAGGCGCGCGATGACGGGCAGGGCGCGGAGGGCGTCGAGGAAGGCAGCGGGCTCTCGGGGCTGCGCGAGCGGGCCCTTGCGCTCGGTGGGGCCTTGACCGTGAGGCCCGGTCCGGGCAAAGGGTTCGAATTACGCGTGGTCGTTCCGCCGCGCTCGCTCCCCCGAGGTGCGCCGTGA